The following are from one region of the Anomaloglossus baeobatrachus isolate aAnoBae1 chromosome 1, aAnoBae1.hap1, whole genome shotgun sequence genome:
- the LOC142301751 gene encoding granzyme A-like — protein sequence MKPLQILLLSAACLLISEGADIINGRIAVPHSRPYMVYIKIKKGSEQSICGGTLIGSKWVVTAAHCEIPADEMMIILGAHSSNENANEEGRQKFHVIKLLKHPNYDNRTLKNDILLMELNNTATFGEFVQNISLPETFEDIEEGTVCETAGWGWTGKKFANCLMEVNVTILNRKLCQRHLKNAVTITMNMTCTNVGPEGQDTCIGDSGGPLICNGVFRGIVSFGTNPCGMKNGAAVYTRLTAEYVKWIKSKTEQQR from the exons ATGAAACCTCTTCAGATTCTGCTTCTCTCCGCAGCTTGCCTGCTAATCTCTGAGG GTGCAGATATCATAAATGGCCGTATTGCTGTTCCACATTCTAGACCCTATATGgtttacattaaaataaaaaaaggatcGGAACAATCCATATGTGGAGGAACCTTGATAGGCTCAAAATGGGTGGTAACTGCTGCCCATTGTGAAAT TCCTGCAGATGAAATGATGATTATTCTTGGAGCTCATTCCAGTAATGAAAATGCTAACGAAGAAGGAAGGCAGAAATTCCATGTTATCAAGTTATTGAAGCACCCAAATTACGACAACAGAACTCTAAAGAATGATATTCTGCTGATGGAA TTGAACAATACAGCAACCTTTGGAGAATTTGTCCAAAATATTTCTTTACCAGAGACCTTTGAAGATATTGAAGAAGGGACAGTTTGTGAGACAGCCGGATGGGGATGGACAGGAAAAAAATTTGCCAACTGTCTCATGGAAGTAAATGTCACAATTCTGAACAGAAAATTATGTCAGAGACACTTGAAAAATGCAGTGACCATTACAATGAACATGACGTGCACCAACGTGGGGCCTGAAGGACAGGACACCTGTATT GGTGATTCAGGCGGCCCCTTGATATGTAATGGCGTCTTCAGAGGAATCGTTTCTTTTGGAACAAATCCTTGTGGAATGAAGAACGGAGCAGCCGTGTACACTCGACTAACTGCGGAATATGTAAAGTGGATAAAGAGTAAAACAGAACAACAGCGCTAA